The Enterobacter huaxiensis sequence ATTGCTATTTATTAATTGAAAAAATTCACGAAGGTTATTGGCATAAAATAAAGTTATTACTGCCCATTTTGTTGATCAATATCAGCGTAATGACGTGTTTTTATTAAATTAATTTATTGATTTATAATGATTTTATTATCTTTTTGAACCCTAAAGGGAAAAGGTGAAGAGACAAATTGTGAGTAACAGCACATACCCCCTTAAACACTATTAGGTAGAATTCGCTCCGTCATAGGGAAATAAGCGCAGAATATTATGAACACTATTATTCTACCGAAAACACAGCACCTCGTGGTATTTCAGGAAGTCATTAAAAGTGGCTCCATAGGTTCTGCTGCCAGACAGCTGGGTTTGACGCAGCCGGCGGTCAGTAAAATTATCAGCGACATCGAATCCTACTTCGGCGTGGAAGTGATGGTTCGCAAGAACACTGGCGTAAAACTGACTGCGGCAGGCCAGGTTCTGCTGTCCTATTCTGAGTCGATCACCCGTGAGATGAAGAACATGGTGAGCGAGATTAACAGCCTCAGTTTTAGCACCGTCATGGACGTCTCCTTTGGCTATCCGTCGCTGATTGGCTTCACCTTCCTGTCTGAGATGATCAAAAAATTCAAGGAAGTGTTCCCGAAAGCGCGCGTCTCGATGTATGAAGCACAGCTCTCTTCGTTCCTGCCCGCCATTCGCGACGGGCGCCTTGATTTTGCCATCGGCACGCTGAGCGACGAAATGCTGCTGCAGGATCTTCACGTCGAGCCGCTGTTTGAATCCGAGTTTGTGCTGGTTGCCAGCAAATCACGAACGTGCACCGGCCCGACGACACTGGCATCGCTCACGCATGAACAGTGGGTGATGCCGCAAACCGATATGGGCTACTACAAAGAACTTCTGACCACCCTGCAAGACAACCACATCAGCATTGAAAACATCGTCCAGACCGATTCCGTCGTCACCATTTATAACCTTGTCCTCAATGCCGATTATCTGACGGTTATTCCCCGCGACATGATTGCGCCGTTCGGCTCCGACCAGTTTATTGTTCTGCCGGTTGAAGATGAATTACCCGTGGCGCGTTATGCCGCCGTGTGGTCAAAGAATTACAGCATTAAAAAATCAGCGTCAGTCCTGGTTGAGCTGGCGAAGCAATATTCGTCGATGAATATCGAAAGTCGACGATGAATTTTTAGATCCAATTTTAAAAACACCCAGAGCCTGGCATTCTAACGCTCTGATACCCTGACTTTGCCTGAAAACAATGAATTATTATAACGAGGATATTATGCACATTACCTACGATCTCCCTGTAACCATTGAAGATATTCAGGACGCCAGAAAACGACTGGCAGGAAAAATTTATAAAACCGGTATGCCGCGCTCAAATTATCTCAGCGAACGCTGTAAAGGTGAGATATTCCTTAAGTTTGAAAATATGCAGCGTACCGGTTCGTTCAAAATTCGCGGTGCGTTTAATAAGCTAAGCTCGCTGACCGATGCGGAAAAACGTAAAGGCGTTGTTGCCTGTTCGGCGGGAAACCACGCCCAAGGCGTGTCGCTCTCCTGCGCCATGCTGGGTATCGACGGTAAAGTGGTGATGCCGATGGGCGCGCCGAAATCCAAGGTTGCCGCCACGCGCGACTACTCGGCAGAAGTGGTGCTCCACGGCGAGAATTTTAACGACACCATCGCCAAAGTGAGCGAAATCGTCGAGATGGAAGGGCGTATTTTTATCCCACCGTACGATGACCCAAAAGTGATTGCCGGGCAGGGCACCATCGGCCTGGAAATCCTCGAGGATTTATACGACGTGGATAACGTCATTGTGCCTGTCGGCGGCGGCGGTTTAATTGCCGGTATTGCAACGGCCATTAAGTCCATCAACCCAACCATTAATATTATCGGCGTGCAGTCTGAAAACGTTCACGGTATGGCGGCGTCGTATCAGGCCGGAGAAATAACGAACCACCGCGTTACCGGCACATTAGCGGACGGTTGCGACGTTTCTCGCCCGGGTAATTTAACCTTCGAAATCGTTCGCGAATTAGTCGATGACATTGTGCTGGTCAGCGAAGACGATATTCGCAACAGCATGATTGCACTTATTCAGCGAAATAAAGTGGTTACGGAAGGCGCAGGCGCGCTCGCCTGCGCGGCGTTAATAAGCGGCAAGCTCGATAGCTATATTCAGGGCCGAAAAACCGTCTGCATTATTTCCGGGGGCAATATCGATCTCTCCCGTGTTTCCCAAATTACCGGCTTCGTTGACGCATAAAGGTGACCTATGAGCAACACAGAAAGCATTATCGTTGGCCAGACAAAAACGTCCACCTGGCGTAAGTCTGATACCACCTGGACGCTTGGCCTGTTTGGCACCGCCATTGGCGCGGGCGTGCTGTTCTTCCCCATTCGTGCAGGCTTCGGTGGCCTGATCCCCATCCTGCTGATGCTGGTTCTTGCCTTCCCGATCGCGTTCTACTGCCACCGCGCGCTGGCGCGCCTGTGTCTGTCAGGCAGTAACGTCTCGGGCAACATCACCGAAACGGTAGAAGAGCACTTCGGCAAAACCGGCGGGGTGGTGATCACCTTCCTCTACTTCTTTGCGATTTGCCCGCTGCTGTGGATTTACGGCGTCACCATTACCAACACCTTCATGACCTTCTGGGAAAACCAGCTTCAGCTGCCCGCGCTGAACCGCGGCTTTGTGGCGCTGTTCCTGCTGCTGCTGATGGTCTTTGTTATCTGGTTTGGTAAAGACCTGATGGTGAAGGTGATGAGCTTCCTGGTGTTCCCCTTTATCGCCAGCCTGGTGCTGATTTCCCTGTCGCTGATCCCGTACTGGAACTCTGCGGTTATCGACCAGGTTAACCTGAGCGATATCGCCTTCACCGGTCATGACGGCATTCTGGTCACTGTCTGGCTGGGGATCTCCATCATGGTCTTCTCCTTCAACTTCTCGCCTATCGTCTCGTCCTTCGTGGTGTCCAAGCGCGAAGAGTACGAACCTGAGTTCGGGAAAGAGTTTACCGAGCAGAAATGTTCCAAAATCATTGGCCGCGCCAGCCTGCTGATGGTGGCCGTGGTGATGTTCTTCGCCTTTAGCTGCCTGTTCACGCTCTCTCCGCAGAACATGGCGGATGCCAAAGCGCAGAACATTCCGGTGCTCTCTTATCTGGCAAACCACTTCGCGTCGATGTCGGGCAGCAAATCAACGTTCGCAACGGTGCTGGAATACGGCGCGTCCATCATCGCGCTGGTCGCTATCTTCAAATCCTTCTTCGGCCACTACCTCGGCACGCTGGAAGGGCTGAACGGTCTGGTCCTGAAATTCGGCTACAAGGGCGACAAGAAGAAAGTCTCCGTGGGCAAGCTGAACACCATCAGCATGGTCTTCATCATGGGCTCCACCTGGGTCGTGGCCTACGCCAACCCGAACATTCTGGACCTTATTGAAGCCATGGGCGCGCCAATCATCGCCTCTCTGCTGTGCCTGCTGCCGATGTATGCCATCCGCAAAGCGCCGGCGCTGGCGAAATACAAGGGCAGGCCGGAAAACATCTTCGTGACCGTTGTCGGCATGCTGACCATCCTGAATATCGTTTACAAACTGTTCTAACCCAAAGCTCAGGAAGAGCGGAGTCACACCATGATTGAGTTTCCGGTTGTACTGGTTATTAACTGCGGATCGTCCTCTGTTAAGTTTTCAGCGCTTGACGCAACGACCTGCGATGCCCTGATGACGGGCATTGCGGACGGCATCAACACTGAACAGGCCTTTATTGCCGTGAACGGGGGTGGGCCAGCCAGACTGGCTCACCAGGACTACGAAGGGGCGCTGGCAGCCATCGCCCTGGAGCTGGAAAAACGCAACCTGATGAGCAGCGTGGCCTTGATTGGCCACCGCATCGCTCACGGCGGCGAGCTTTTCAGCGAGTCGACCCTGATCACGGAGCAGGTCATTGCGCAGATCCGCGAAGTCTCCCCGCTGGCACCGCTGCACAACTACGCCAACCTGAGCGGCGTAGAGGCGGCAGAGAGGCTGTTCCCGAACGTTCAGCAGGTGGCCGTGTTTGATACCAGCTTTCACCAGACGCTGCCTCCTCAGGCCTATCTTTACGGGCTGCCGTATCGTTATTTCGAGGAGCTGGGCGTGCGTCGCTACGGCTTCCACGGCACCTCTCACCGCTACGTGGCGGCGCAGGCGCACGCGCTTCTCGGGCTCTCCCCCGATGACAGCGGCCTGGTGATTGCCCATCTCGGTAACGGGGCGTCCATCTGCGCGGTGCGCAACGGCGAAAGCGTCGATACCTCCATGGGGATGACGCCGCTGGAAGGGCTGGTGATGGGTACGCGCTGCGGCGACGTGGACTTCGGCGCGATGGCGTGGATTGCCCAGCAGACCGGCCAGTCGTTTGAGGATCTGGAACGCGTGGTCAATAAAGAGTCCGGGCTGCTGGGGATCTCCGGCATCTCCTCTGATTTACGCGCGCTGGAAAAGGCCTGGCACGAAGGTAATGAACGGGCCGCGCTTGCCATCCGCACCTTCGTCCACCGCATTGCGCGGCACATTGCGGGTCACGCCGCGTCGCTGCACCGCCTGGATGGCGTGGTCTTTACCGGCGGCATCGGTGAAAACTCAACGCTCATTCGCGGGCTGGTGGCGGAACGCCTGGAGGTGTTCGGTATCACCCTCGACGAGGCCAAAAATGCCCTGCCGGGCAGCGCGGGTGAGCGCGTGATCTCCACCGTTTCCTCCCGCGCGGCCTGCGCGGTGATCCCAACCAACGAAGAAAAAATGATCGCGCTGGACGCCCTCCGTCTTGGGAAGGTCACCCCGGCCGCGGCTTACGCCTGATTAAGCGAGAATCACATGAATGTAACGATCGATACGGGCGTCGCGCCCTACAGCGACGCATGGGCCGGGTTTCGCGGTGAAGAATGGAAAAACGCCGTCAACGTGCGCGATTTTATTCAGCATAACTACACCCCTTATGACGGCGATGAAGCTTTCCTCGCGCAGGCGACGCCAGCAACGACGGCGCTGTGGCAGAAGGTAATGGTCGGCATTCGCCAGGAGAACGCTACCCACGCGCCGGTGGATTTTGACACCAACATTGCCACCACCATTACCGCCCACGGGCCGGGCTATATCGACCAGGACCTGGAGACGATCGTCGGCCTGCAAACCGATAGGCCGCTCAAGCGCGCGCTGCACCCGTACGGCGGGATCAACATGATCCGCAGCTCCTTTGAAGCGTACGGTCGCGAGATGGATCCGCAGTTTGAATATCTGTTTACCGACCTGCGCAAAACCCACAACCAGGGCGTATTCGACGTCTACTCCCCGGACATGATGCGCTGCCGTAAGTCCGGCGTGCTCACCGGCCTGCCGGACGGCTACGGGCGCGGGCGCATCATCGGCGACTACCGCCGCGTGGCGCTGTACGGCATCCGCTATCTGGTGCGCGAGCGCGAGCTGCAGTTCGCCGATCTGCAGGGCAGGCTGGAGCGCGGTGAAGATCTCGAGGCCACGATCCGCCTGCGTGAAGAGCTGGCGGAGCACAGGCGCGCGCTGCTGCAGATCCAGCAGATGGCGGCGAACTACGGCTTTGATATTTCGCGCCCGGCGATGAACGCGCAGGAAGCGGTGCAGTGGGTCTATTTTGCCTACCTTGCCGCGGTGAAATCCCAGAACGGCGGGGCGATGTCGCTGGGGCGCACGGCCTCGTTCCTCGATATTTACATGGAACGCGACCTGCAGGCCGGACGTCTGAACGAGGTGCAGGCGCAGGAGCTGATCGACCACTTCATCATGAAGATCCGCATGGTGCGCTTCCTGCGCACGCCGGAGTTCGACACGCTCTTCTCCGGCGATCCGATCTGGGCGACGGAGGTGATCGGCGGCATGGGGCTGGACGGCCGCACGCTGGTCACCAAAAACAGCTTCCGCTATCTGCACACGCTGCACACCATGGGGCCTGCACCGGAGCCGAACCTGACGATCCTCTGGTCTGAACAGCTGCCGATCGCGTTCAAGAAATACGCCGCGCAGATGTCTATCGACACCTCATCCCTGCAGTATGAGAACGACGATCTGATGCGTGCCGACTTCAACAGCGATGACTACGCCATCGCCTGCTGCGTCAGCCCGATGGTGATCGGCAAGCAGATGCAGTTCTTCGGCGCGCGCGCCAACCTCGCCAAAACGCTGCTGTACGCGATCAACGGCGGGGTGGACGAGAAGCTGAAGATCCAGGTCGGGCCTAAAACCGAGCCGCTGCTGGACGACGTGCTGGATTACGACACCGTAATGGCGAGCCTGGATCACTTTATGGACTGGCTGGCGGTGCAGTACATCAGCGCGCTGAACCTCATTCACTACATGCATGATAAGTACAGCTACGAAGCCTCGCTGATGGCGCTGCACGATCGCGACGTGTATCGCACTATGGCCTGCGGCATAGCCGGTCTGTCGGTGGCGGCGGACTCCCTTGCGGCCATCAAATACGCCACGGTGAAGCCGGTGCGCGACCACACCGGCCTGGCGGTCGATTTTGTCATCGAAGGTGACTACCCGCAGTACGGCAACAACGACGACCGCGTGGACAGCATCGCCTGCGACCTGGTGGAGCGCTTTATGAAGAAAATTCAGGCGCTGCCAACCTACCGCAACGCGGTCCCGACCCAGTCGATCCTGACCATCACCTCTAACGTGGTTTACGGCCAGAAGACCGGGAACACGCCGGACGGACGCCGCGGCGGCACGCCGTTTGCCCCGGGTGCAAACCCGATGCACGGGCGCGACAGAAAGGGGGCCGTGGCCTCGTTAACCTCGGTCGCCAAGCTGCCGTTCACCTACGCCAAAGACGGGATCTCCTACACCTTCTCCATCGTGCCGCAGGCGCTGGGCAAGGATCAGATGGTGCGCAAAACCAACCTGGTGGGGCTGCTGGACGGGTACTTCCACCATGAAGCGGCCGTTGAGGGTGGGCAGCACCTGAACGTCAACGTTATGAACCGGGAGATGCTGCTGGATGCAATTGCCCATCCGGAGAATTATCCAAACCTGACCATCCGCGTTTCTGGCTATGCGGTGCGGTTTAACGCCCTGACGCACGAGCAGCAGCAGGACGTCATTTCGCGGACGTTCACCCAGGCACTATAGCGAAAGCCAGTCGCCGGGCCCCCTTCTGCTAAGGGGGCCTTTTTTTGCCCGCTAAACATACAAATTTGTTTATATAATTAATCACACATATTCATCCGCTCTTGAAAAACAATGCGCCTGTATTTCCCTGTAACAGCATGTAAGGACAGTAAGATGATGAAAATGACCCGTATTGCTTTGGTTGCTGCGTCACTGGCGGTGTGCAGTTTTACGGCACAGGCGGCCAATATTGAAGCAGCGCCATCGCCGTCGCAGGATCCGCTGGTGCAGCATCTGAAGCTCAGCAGCGATCAAGTAAAGAAAATCGAAGATTTGCACCAGAATCTGGAACAGAATGTCAGTAAGATCCCGATGACCGGGGTAAAGGACGGTGCGCTAATTGATATGTTCCAGGCCGGTAAATGGGACTAAAGCACGGTGAAAAGCCAGCTTGCTGCTTTTAGCAAAATTGAAGAGCAGACTCGTTATTACCGGGTGAAATATTACTTCGACGTCAGCCAGGTATTGACGCCGGAGCAGCGTAAGCAGATTAGAACCGATATGGCTAACGCATTGGCAGAGTGATCCTGGATTCAACTGTATAAAATGAAACCTCACAGAATCGCTTTAATTGGATTCTGTGAGAATAAATTTTGAACATCATGCCGACGTACGTTCATTCCATGCATCAACAAACTGAATATTGCCGTCACAATAGGTCCAGGTCGCTTTTTCGTAGCGCAATTGAATAGATTCAAGATGACCAGTACTAGGGCAATTACGTGTATCGTTAACAATAGGGGAGATAGAGACAACTTTTACACCTTCCAGCTCCGTTCTAAAATATTCAACTTCCCAACCTGCATCATTAATTCGGTAATATCTAATCTCAACCTTCTTAAGGTTTTGCCCTGTCGCTACCGCCTTATAAAGATAGGGAGATGAGCTATCAATCTCCTTCTCGAACAGGAAAGGAGCATGTTTCCTCGTTCCGGTTAATCTTCCGGAGAGTGGATCGGCTGGAATACTCAAATTATGGGTCAAGCCTCTAGTTTCAACACTCCCTTCACGATCCTGAACATCACATGAACCTTTAATGAGTGAGCCACCGTCGTCATATAACCAAATGTGAACAGGTACGGCCATTATAAAAACTCCTTTTATAAATCAATCGTGTATCCATTTACCTGCTTGTACCGCTTCGGCAAACATTCTTACCGTCAATGGCTTTGATATTTGCTTAACCGGTTCTTTAGTGAACCATTTCCTGAAAAACCAGGTTTGAGTCCATGGGAAATAATTTTTAGTGTTAACTTCGATAAGATACTCTTTTTCGAAT is a genomic window containing:
- the tdcB gene encoding bifunctional threonine ammonia-lyase/L-serine ammonia-lyase TdcB; its protein translation is MHITYDLPVTIEDIQDARKRLAGKIYKTGMPRSNYLSERCKGEIFLKFENMQRTGSFKIRGAFNKLSSLTDAEKRKGVVACSAGNHAQGVSLSCAMLGIDGKVVMPMGAPKSKVAATRDYSAEVVLHGENFNDTIAKVSEIVEMEGRIFIPPYDDPKVIAGQGTIGLEILEDLYDVDNVIVPVGGGGLIAGIATAIKSINPTINIIGVQSENVHGMAASYQAGEITNHRVTGTLADGCDVSRPGNLTFEIVRELVDDIVLVSEDDIRNSMIALIQRNKVVTEGAGALACAALISGKLDSYIQGRKTVCIISGGNIDLSRVSQITGFVDA
- the tdcC gene encoding threonine/serine transporter TdcC; amino-acid sequence: MSNTESIIVGQTKTSTWRKSDTTWTLGLFGTAIGAGVLFFPIRAGFGGLIPILLMLVLAFPIAFYCHRALARLCLSGSNVSGNITETVEEHFGKTGGVVITFLYFFAICPLLWIYGVTITNTFMTFWENQLQLPALNRGFVALFLLLLMVFVIWFGKDLMVKVMSFLVFPFIASLVLISLSLIPYWNSAVIDQVNLSDIAFTGHDGILVTVWLGISIMVFSFNFSPIVSSFVVSKREEYEPEFGKEFTEQKCSKIIGRASLLMVAVVMFFAFSCLFTLSPQNMADAKAQNIPVLSYLANHFASMSGSKSTFATVLEYGASIIALVAIFKSFFGHYLGTLEGLNGLVLKFGYKGDKKKVSVGKLNTISMVFIMGSTWVVAYANPNILDLIEAMGAPIIASLLCLLPMYAIRKAPALAKYKGRPENIFVTVVGMLTILNIVYKLF
- a CDS encoding DUF1493 family protein, giving the protein MNSEADVLKFFRDNLPEQGTFAGKRIPLEIDDVLQDYTDLDDIVYAIERFEKEYLIEVNTKNYFPWTQTWFFRKWFTKEPVKQISKPLTVRMFAEAVQAGKWIHD
- a CDS encoding Hcp family type VI secretion system effector, which codes for MAVPVHIWLYDDGGSLIKGSCDVQDREGSVETRGLTHNLSIPADPLSGRLTGTRKHAPFLFEKEIDSSSPYLYKAVATGQNLKKVEIRYYRINDAGWEVEYFRTELEGVKVVSISPIVNDTRNCPSTGHLESIQLRYEKATWTYCDGNIQFVDAWNERTSA
- the pflB gene encoding formate C-acetyltransferase, coding for MNVTIDTGVAPYSDAWAGFRGEEWKNAVNVRDFIQHNYTPYDGDEAFLAQATPATTALWQKVMVGIRQENATHAPVDFDTNIATTITAHGPGYIDQDLETIVGLQTDRPLKRALHPYGGINMIRSSFEAYGREMDPQFEYLFTDLRKTHNQGVFDVYSPDMMRCRKSGVLTGLPDGYGRGRIIGDYRRVALYGIRYLVRERELQFADLQGRLERGEDLEATIRLREELAEHRRALLQIQQMAANYGFDISRPAMNAQEAVQWVYFAYLAAVKSQNGGAMSLGRTASFLDIYMERDLQAGRLNEVQAQELIDHFIMKIRMVRFLRTPEFDTLFSGDPIWATEVIGGMGLDGRTLVTKNSFRYLHTLHTMGPAPEPNLTILWSEQLPIAFKKYAAQMSIDTSSLQYENDDLMRADFNSDDYAIACCVSPMVIGKQMQFFGARANLAKTLLYAINGGVDEKLKIQVGPKTEPLLDDVLDYDTVMASLDHFMDWLAVQYISALNLIHYMHDKYSYEASLMALHDRDVYRTMACGIAGLSVAADSLAAIKYATVKPVRDHTGLAVDFVIEGDYPQYGNNDDRVDSIACDLVERFMKKIQALPTYRNAVPTQSILTITSNVVYGQKTGNTPDGRRGGTPFAPGANPMHGRDRKGAVASLTSVAKLPFTYAKDGISYTFSIVPQALGKDQMVRKTNLVGLLDGYFHHEAAVEGGQHLNVNVMNREMLLDAIAHPENYPNLTIRVSGYAVRFNALTHEQQQDVISRTFTQAL
- the tdcA gene encoding transcriptional regulator TdcA; the protein is MNTIILPKTQHLVVFQEVIKSGSIGSAARQLGLTQPAVSKIISDIESYFGVEVMVRKNTGVKLTAAGQVLLSYSESITREMKNMVSEINSLSFSTVMDVSFGYPSLIGFTFLSEMIKKFKEVFPKARVSMYEAQLSSFLPAIRDGRLDFAIGTLSDEMLLQDLHVEPLFESEFVLVASKSRTCTGPTTLASLTHEQWVMPQTDMGYYKELLTTLQDNHISIENIVQTDSVVTIYNLVLNADYLTVIPRDMIAPFGSDQFIVLPVEDELPVARYAAVWSKNYSIKKSASVLVELAKQYSSMNIESRR
- the tdcD gene encoding propionate kinase, producing the protein MIEFPVVLVINCGSSSVKFSALDATTCDALMTGIADGINTEQAFIAVNGGGPARLAHQDYEGALAAIALELEKRNLMSSVALIGHRIAHGGELFSESTLITEQVIAQIREVSPLAPLHNYANLSGVEAAERLFPNVQQVAVFDTSFHQTLPPQAYLYGLPYRYFEELGVRRYGFHGTSHRYVAAQAHALLGLSPDDSGLVIAHLGNGASICAVRNGESVDTSMGMTPLEGLVMGTRCGDVDFGAMAWIAQQTGQSFEDLERVVNKESGLLGISGISSDLRALEKAWHEGNERAALAIRTFVHRIARHIAGHAASLHRLDGVVFTGGIGENSTLIRGLVAERLEVFGITLDEAKNALPGSAGERVISTVSSRAACAVIPTNEEKMIALDALRLGKVTPAAAYA